The bacterium DNA window CGGTCGGCAGACCCGATTATCGAAGCGCCCGTCGAGAGTCTCTCTTTGGCGCGGATTGTAACCCACTGCCGTGTCGGACCGCCGCAAGAGGCGACGATTGTGGGGGGAAGAGGGACAGCTGCCTGCCGGGTGCGATCCCGACCTGCGGAACCTCCGGGGTGTGGTCGACCGGATCAGTCTTCAGCGGCGGCTGGACGAAATGCGGGGGAGATGAGTCTGCGACGCTCGGAGCAATAGGCCGGTCGGTTGCTCGGAGAGGCGCGCCGCTGGGTACACTTGGAGGACGTCGGCCAGGTGGCGAAGGAACTTCCTCTTGAAGTCCCGGGTCCGCCCGTAGTCGGCGCCGAATTGGGTCTGCAGCGCTTCCCAGGGAATGAGGCATGGCCTCCTCAGGTAGCTCATCCGGTAGGTGAGCCAGGAGTAGATGTCGAGGGCGAGCGGCGAGCCCTTGAGCGCCTTGAGGGCTCGAAGGTCGATCGGTACGGCGTGGGTAACGAGCTCGTCGTAGAACTCGGTGCTCAGAACGACGACCGAGTTCCAGAGCGGGCGTTGCTCGGGGTCTTGAGGCGACCACCAGAGCTGGTGCTTGTGGGCGATGGTGTAGCCGACGCCCGCGGCATGCCCCTCGGCCTCGTCCGAGTAGCTGCAACGGATCGTGGTCGAGAAAAGCCGGTGGAGCTGATCACGGAGACGCGAGGTGGTGCCGCGCTTGCCGGTGACAGGCGTAAGCCCCAGCTTGTACATGAAGCTCGAGAAGGTCGGGCCAAGCTCGATCTCGCGGTTCCGGGTCCGGACGGCCTCGGTGGAGAGCCAGGCAAGCGCCAGCCGCGGATACGAGCCGTAGGGCAGCCCGATCGAGGGCGGCGCGTTCATGTAGAGGGTAAAGCGGCCGTTGACACGCTCGAACTCATGCGGGTTGGGACCTTTGTGGGGCCGGCTGTGGGGGAGGGTGGCCTGGACGAGGATCCGGGCCATGAAGCCGAGGGCGCCGGCCGCGCGCGCTTCTTCGGCCTCGATTGCGAGGGCTTCCTGAGCGAGCCTGGTTGTCTTGGAGCGCTGCTGACGAACGGGGACAGGAAGTCCCTCCCGACCGACCTCCCTATCCTGTCCCCGAGCGCGATCCGGGGTGTTCCAAAGGGTCGGCTCGAGGACCTGCCCGAGGCGATGCGGACAGTTGTCAGCACGCGTCAGGGCGAAAGCCTCACGCGGCTAAGCTCATGTTCCTCAATGAGTTAAAGGATTCGA harbors:
- a CDS encoding pirin: MARILVQATLPHSRPHKGPNPHEFERVNGRFTLYMNAPPSIGLPYGSYPRLALAWLSTEAVRTRNREIELGPTFSSFMYKLGLTPVTGKRGTTSRLRDQLHRLFSTTIRCSYSDEAEGHAAGVGYTIAHKHQLWWSPQDPEQRPLWNSVVVLSTEFYDELVTHAVPIDLRALKALKGSPLALDIYSWLTYRMSYLRRPCLIPWEALQTQFGADYGRTRDFKRKFLRHLADVLQVYPAARLSEQPTGLLLRASQTHLPRISSSRR